A window of the Thermoleophilia bacterium SCSIO 60948 genome harbors these coding sequences:
- a CDS encoding sucrase ferredoxin, which produces MSDRGWPPRGERCSIRSDLRGDPMLGTAFPASRLLLVEQPFPWGPEGLRTSRFDREIALGVEARAREQGIRVQAIRRPGKSPDATMRRWMLVDTRERSRSIVGGEYGEDAELLDLPLDGSSGEPHTDPLYLVCTHGRHDPCCGERGRPLLHGLDAIRPGSAWQAGHLGGCRFSPTLLVLPLGLMYGRVPASADARLIRATESGELIGEFLRGRIGASPAAQTAIAHAHQELGLPRVADVRHTSGQALDKETVVIGVGTPKGDFEITVKRARVDAAGLTCGAPGQSWFVAHTATTLEPLAARGG; this is translated from the coding sequence GTGAGCGACCGGGGATGGCCTCCGCGCGGCGAGCGCTGCTCGATCCGCTCCGACCTGCGCGGCGACCCGATGCTCGGCACCGCGTTCCCCGCATCGCGGCTGCTGCTCGTCGAGCAGCCGTTCCCGTGGGGGCCCGAGGGCCTTCGTACATCGCGCTTCGATCGCGAGATCGCGCTCGGCGTCGAGGCACGGGCGCGCGAGCAGGGCATCCGCGTCCAGGCGATCCGCCGCCCGGGCAAGAGCCCGGACGCCACCATGCGTCGCTGGATGCTCGTCGACACCCGTGAGCGCTCACGCTCCATCGTCGGCGGTGAGTACGGCGAGGACGCCGAGCTCCTCGACCTACCGCTCGACGGCTCGAGCGGCGAACCCCACACCGACCCGCTCTACCTCGTCTGCACCCACGGCCGCCACGATCCGTGCTGCGGCGAGCGCGGTCGGCCGCTGCTCCACGGCCTCGACGCGATCCGTCCCGGCAGCGCCTGGCAGGCGGGCCACCTCGGCGGCTGCCGCTTCTCGCCGACCCTGCTCGTCCTCCCGCTCGGCCTGATGTACGGCCGGGTCCCGGCGTCGGCCGACGCGCGGCTGATCCGCGCGACCGAGAGCGGAGAGCTGATCGGCGAGTTCCTGCGCGGGCGGATCGGCGCCTCGCCGGCGGCCCAGACGGCGATCGCGCACGCCCACCAGGAACTCGGCCTGCCGCGGGTCGCCGACGTCCGCCACACCTCGGGCCAGGCGCTCGACAAGGAGACCGTCGTGATCGGCGTCGGCACGCCGAAGGGCGACTTCGAGATCACGGTCAAGCGCGCGCGGGTCGACGCCGCGGGACTGACGTGCGGAGCTCCGGGGCAGAGCTGGTTCGTCGCCCACACGGCGACGACCCTCGAGCCGCTGGCCGCCCGGGGCGGCTAG
- a CDS encoding cupin yields the protein MTVDVVTGDTALARCVARSAEEFGAEHWGRSPLLSRASELPSGFADLFDPAAVDELVSERGLRTPFLRMAKDGSVRPAGTYTRGGGAGAAIADQVADDKVLAALADGSTLVLQGLHRTWPPLVEFATRLADELGHPAQINAYITPPQNQGFAPHHDVHDVFVLQIAGRKRWTVHPPVVTDPLSNQPFDAYKAQIADRVPEEPAIDTVLEPGDALYLPRGTVHSAVAQGDVSIHLTIGVHPLTRYDLVRQLLDAVQDDPRLRASLPVGQDLDDPEVLEPHLEATVEALTEALSEVPADRVARRIGSNLMGRTRPEPIAPLAQLAAADGLESQTRLRRRAALRHRITLDEARDRVRLEFMDRSLEFPAATAEAVAFILDRDEFSPGELPGLDEADGLTLARRLLREGVVVSA from the coding sequence GTGACCGTTGACGTGGTGACGGGCGACACGGCGCTGGCGCGCTGTGTCGCCCGCTCCGCCGAGGAGTTCGGCGCCGAGCATTGGGGCCGATCGCCGCTGCTCTCGCGCGCGAGCGAGCTCCCGTCGGGGTTCGCAGACCTGTTCGACCCCGCGGCGGTCGACGAGCTCGTATCCGAGCGCGGCCTTCGGACCCCGTTCCTGCGCATGGCGAAGGACGGCTCGGTGCGGCCGGCCGGTACGTACACGCGCGGCGGAGGCGCCGGCGCGGCGATCGCCGATCAGGTCGCCGATGACAAGGTCCTTGCGGCGCTCGCGGACGGGTCGACGCTCGTCCTCCAGGGACTTCACCGCACCTGGCCGCCACTCGTCGAGTTCGCGACCCGTCTCGCCGACGAGCTCGGGCACCCGGCGCAGATCAACGCCTACATCACCCCGCCGCAGAACCAGGGGTTCGCGCCGCATCACGACGTCCACGACGTCTTCGTGCTTCAGATCGCCGGCCGCAAGCGCTGGACGGTCCATCCCCCCGTCGTCACCGACCCGCTCTCGAACCAGCCGTTCGACGCCTACAAGGCGCAGATCGCCGACCGGGTCCCCGAGGAACCCGCGATCGACACTGTCCTCGAACCCGGCGACGCGCTCTACCTGCCACGCGGGACGGTCCACTCCGCGGTCGCGCAGGGCGACGTCTCGATCCATCTCACGATCGGCGTCCACCCGCTGACGCGCTACGACCTCGTCCGCCAGCTGCTCGATGCCGTCCAGGACGACCCGCGCCTGCGCGCCTCGCTGCCGGTCGGCCAGGACCTCGACGACCCGGAGGTCCTCGAGCCTCACCTCGAGGCCACGGTCGAGGCGCTGACCGAGGCCCTCTCCGAGGTGCCGGCCGACCGGGTCGCACGGCGGATCGGATCGAATCTGATGGGGCGGACCCGCCCCGAGCCGATCGCCCCGCTCGCCCAGCTCGCCGCGGCCGACGGGCTCGAGTCGCAGACGCGGCTTCGCCGTCGCGCCGCCCTGCGCCACCGCATCACGCTCGACGAAGCCAGGGACCGCGTGCGGCTCGAGTTCATGGACCGCAGCCTCGAGTTCCCCGCCGCGACGGCCGAAGCCGTCGCGTTCATCCTCGACCGCGACGAGTTCTCGCCCGGCGAGCTGCCCGGCCTCGACGAGGCCGACGGCCTCACGCTGGCTCGCCGGCTGCTGCGAGAGGGCGTCGTCGTATCGGCGTGA
- a CDS encoding BatC protein: MLDDDDITEGTGDGGADGAAEPGPEGPADGGAGTGDGGADGPAEPGPEGPADGGAGTGDGGADGPAEDGPEGPADGGA; the protein is encoded by the coding sequence ATGTTGGACGACGACGACATCACCGAGGGCACCGGAGACGGCGGCGCGGACGGCGCGGCCGAGCCCGGTCCCGAGGGCCCCGCTGACGGCGGCGCCGGCACCGGAGACGGCGGCGCGGACGGCCCCGCGGAGCCCGGTCCCGAGGGTCCGGCCGACGGTGGCGCGGGCACAGGCGACGGTGGCGCGGACGGCCCGGCCGAGGACGGCCCCGAGGGTCCCGCCGACGGCGGCGCCTAG